Below is a genomic region from Prunus persica cultivar Lovell chromosome G3, Prunus_persica_NCBIv2, whole genome shotgun sequence.
ttaaattctatttagTACCCGTTTGGCATTGTGATTTGGgataataagtgattttaaaaaaaatttaggaagCTCAGCCTGTTTGGTAACCTAAGAGAAAATCACttgttattaaaaattgttgtgtgAGAAAGCAATAaaggaaagcagctaatgagctgctttcattttctgattatgcggcAATCGGATTTGAGAAGTGCTgggttttaatgaattttacaaacttccaaaaataccccaatttattttcacgctttctcttctcttggtGCGTCGTCTCCTTCCTATCCTGGTTCCTCTTCACGCCTTCTTTTCATAGAGATCACTCCTCTCCTTCTCTTCTACATCCTAAGCTCGTCTCGTATAGGCTGTAAACAACTGAAATTTCATCCGACCATGCGCACAGCAACAATGGATCTAAGAGAAAGCATCCGCAACCAGAACGACGTCGCTTTGGGACTGACCAAGAAGCTACCTCAGACTAAGGGCAAGGAATCGAACCTGGTCTACTCGCCGCTGTCCATTCACATGGTGCTCAGCCTGATCATCGTCGGGTCGAAAGGCCCCACACAAGACCAGCTGCTCTCCTTCCTCAAGTCTAAGTCCGCGGATCACCTCAACTCCTTCACGGCCGAGCTCAtctccatcatcttcttcgacTGGTCCCTGAGCGGTAGGCCCCGCTTGTCATTTGCGAATGGCATTTGGGTCGACATGCCTCTTCCTCTCAAGCCTTCTTTCAAGCATGTGGTGGACACTGCTTACAAGGCAGCTCCCTTGCTCTTATACTTGTCGTGGTTTTGGTCGCTGGCTTATAGTGAAATAAAAGTCTccaactttattattattattaggtaTGTGCGGTTAtacccaaaaaaccaaaaatcgGCGGTTTCTGACCCTTTGTTCCGGGCGGTAAACCGCTATGATCGGAAAGTCAACGGTGGTCCGGTTTTTATTACCGAGCCGAAGCGTCTCAGACACGGAAGCAGTATCAAATTTCCCCAAACCGCCGGTTACCGACCGAAccgatatatgtatattatttattaattattatttaaattacaCATGTTAGAATTTGATTGGTTATAATGGAGAGTTCTATGGGATTATACTAGAACCGGCTACACATAATCACCTGAACTCTTCTTCTTCGCCAAACCCTTCGATCTCTATCTCATTTTCAACTCATTTTAGCCAAACCCTTCAAACCCTCTCCTCTCCGGTcgttctcttctctcctctatTTCGATCTGGCGACATCTTCGCCTCTGTGTTAACGAGGTCTTCGCCTCCTCTTGTTCTCGTTTCTCCTCTCCTCCGATCCGATATCtggtaagaaaaaaaaaagaattggatTGCCTCTCTGTccatctctttttctcttcttttttctctcttctttcttatcgccactctctttctctctttatgTTTCTGTAATTGCTAATTTGTTAGTTTGTAAAGgatgaaattaattagggttttatttagggtttgtttagGATATGAATTGGGGATTTTCGAATAGGGGTTTCTGTTAAGTGGGGGTTTCGATATTTAGGGTTTATGTTAGAGTTTTTAGGGTTCTGTAATCTgtattagggtttttttttttttggtacatATTGTTTCTCTTAATTATGGACAGAGAGCTAGTGTGAGCTCCTGCTGCTGCTTTTGTGCCAAAGCTTAAATTCACGTAtaaatcaaaatcacaattgaagcataatttgaaattgaaagaatctgtttttgttttgatttgaagCTGCtggtgttttatttatttatttgtgtttatGTTTTTGTAGCCGCTGGTTGGTTAGGTTTTGTATGAATATATTGGTGTGAGAACATGTTGTTGAAGCTACTGGTTGGTTAGgttttgtataaatatattggtgtgtttttatgtttttgtagCTGCTGGTTGGTTAGGTTGTTCTTGTGTTTCCTGTGTGTAGTCTGCTGGTTGGTTAGGTTGTGTGTGATTGTTTTTCGTTATggtgtcttttgtttttaggaTAAGATGGAGTCTGGCCAATCCAACACTAATGCCTCAGGATGTGAACAGAACCCCAATCCCAATCCCAAATAGAAACAGAAACCGAAACCCAATCACAAGTAGACTCAGGTATCGTGGGAGGGAAGAGGAAACCCCCAATATCTGTGGTGTGGCAACACTGCAAGAAAGTCCACAAGAAAGATGATAATGGGATCAATAAGGTACTTGCAGTTTGCAACTATTGCAAATTAGAGATGCCGGGTGATTCTAGGAAAAATGGGACAACCGGTATAAGAAATCACCTAGAGAAGAGATCCAAGCTCTCTCCTCTTTTTGAGAGTGGAGATAGAACTCAATCGATCTTGACAAATGTCACTATGCGCGGTCAAGCTCAATTGGTTCCCCACACCTTTAATCAACAAAGGTGTGAAGCCAAATGTGTGAGGTATGTCATTAGGGATGAGATCCCTTTTAGGCATGTTGAGGGTGGAGGGTTTAAGGAGTTTGTGTATGAGTTAAACCCTAAGTTCAAGATCCCTAATAGACAAAAGATAGCTGTGGAGTATGGGATTTGTTTTTAGTTGAGGAGGCCAAAATAATGAGTGTGATAGGTAATCACAGGGTAAGTATCACAACTGATACTTGGACTTCGATCCAAAACATCAACTACATGGTAGTCATAGCCCATTTCATGGACAGTGAGTGGAATTTGCATAAAAGAATTATCAATTTCACAAAGATCACCAGTCACAAGGGTATTGACATAGGCAAGACTTTATGTGCATGCTTGAATGCTTGGGGGATTGAAAAATTGTTTACCATTACGGTTGACAATGCTTCGGCAAATGATGGGCCGGTTGTGTATGTGAGAAATAGGATGAAGGATTTCAATAACCTTTTGCTTGATGGGAAGTATTTGCACTTGAGGTGTGCATGTCATATCCTTAACTTGATTGTTAAGGATGGGTTGAAGGAGCTTCTTAGCTCAATCGAGGGGATAAGGAATTGTGTAAAATATATTCACTCATCCCCATCAAGGTTAGATTCTTTTAGGGACCATTCCTTGGAGATGAGAATAGATGGGATGGCAAATGTGCCAATGGATGTGGCGACAAGGTGGAATTCAACCTATAAAATGCTTGATTGTGCTTTCAAGTACAAGATCGTGTTCAATAGGATGGCGGCGGAAAATGTAGCTTTTCAAGCTTACTTTGAGGAGATAGATAAGGATGGGATGAAGAGAGTGGGTCCTCCGAGTAATGAAGATTGGGAGAAGTCAATCTCATTTGTTCACTTTCTTAAGAAATTCTATGACACAACCTTGAAACTAAGTGCAACCAAAACGGTTACATCCAATATAATTTTCCATGAATTGGTTAGTTTACAAGTTGAGATTGAACTCAAAATGAGTGATTCTAGAGATGCGATCTTGCAAAGGGTGGCTTCatcaatgaagaagaagtttGACAAGTATTGAGGGAGTTTTGAAAATGTGAACAAGATGATTTTTGTAGCATTAGTGCTAGACCCAAGATTTAAACTTCAAATGCTTAAGATAAGCTTCCAAAATCTCAAGGCCGAAGATAACAAGATAGATGAGGTTGTGCGTGAAGTGAGAACATGCTTGTTCAATTTGTATAATGAGTATAGAGGGGCGGATGGCTTAGTGAGCCAACCAATGAATGAAGGCGAAGATGAGAATGTTGGAAATGATCTTGAAGGCTATCATGATGTTCAAACCAAAATGTTTCATCAACTTGTGCAACAAAGGAAGGAGGAACAACTTGTGGAAATATCCAATGAAGTGGATAAATACTTGACCGACCCTTTTGAAAACCCTTTTACCAAAGGTTTCAAACTCTTGAATTGGTGGAAAGGCAATGAGAGTAGATATCCAATTTCAAAGATTGCCAAGGATATCTTTACAATCCCAAGCTCAACCGTTGCTAGTGAGAATGCCTTTAGCCTAGGCAAGAGGATTGTTGATCCTTTTAAAAGTTCATTGACACCTAAAATGGTAGAGGCTAGTACTAGTGATTGGCTTAGGGCGGATGAATTTTGCTTCTACAAGGAACCAACGGATGAAGAGCTTGCATTCTATAAAGAACTTGAAATACTTGAAGCAAGTAAGACATAATCtactattttgttttaaataaattatgtttctatcttctttttttaacattcatgtttggtttttcaacataatttacttgttttgcttgtttttttaCTAGATGTGGCCGGTACTCAAACTTCTACAACACTACCTCCTCGATTTGATTCCACATTATCATTACCTACTATTTGAGACtcatcaaattttgagttGTGAGAGACACcatggtttgttttgttccACAAACTTTGTTGTAACAATTTAAGTTTTCATTGCACATTTCATATTTGGgttgtaattaattttaaatattctcATTGCACTTCATTAATCATTTCATATTTGGgttgtaatttaattttaattacgTTTTCATTGCACTTCATTTTCTATTTGGGTTGTAACTTATTAAAGTTTTCATTGCACttcaatttgtatttgagagtTGTAACTTCTTATTAAGTTTTACTTATGTATCATAATTCGATGATATGATATGATGCTTGATAATCAAAAGTTTTGAATGACAAAAGTTAGGTGGCCTAAAACTAGTATAAACAaaggtttgaaagttgaaacaaaTGGCGTGAAACTAAAAAGGCTTTAACAAATTGGGCAAAATCTGCAAAACAGGGcttgaaactgaaaacaaatTGGGCTTCACGGTAAGCCCACAACTGAACTGAACTAGCCGACATTGCGGTTCAACCGTAGTGCGGTAAACCGCAACCTGTGAAACCGGTTGCGGTAGGCAGAATGTTCATTCCGAAGGGTGTCAGATGGTAACTGGTTGCCGTTGATCGGTGCGGTAACCGAACCGAAAACAGcactaattattattatcattattttttgCTGCAAGTGATTTGTCTAGAAATGAATGTATTAGAGAAACTGCGAAGTTTCTTAGAGGTCAAACTTAAAGCTAACCCACACCCCCTATTGGTACTTCAATAACAATGTAATTGAGACATGTCAAAGCAGGACGCATCATAATTACCTTCTAAATAGACCTTTCTGATGACCATTTCAATGTGTGGAAAAGGGATTTCCATGTAGGAAGCAATGTGTACAGCAGATGTCAAGTGGTTGCTATGGAATGGCTAGTTTTAGAGGTTTATGAATCTTCATTCCATGAACTAATT
It encodes:
- the LOC18765989 gene encoding zinc finger BED domain-containing protein RICESLEEPER 2, which gives rise to MVVIAHFMDSEWNLHKRIINFTKITSHKGIDIGKTLCACLNAWGIEKLFTITVDNASANDGPVVYVRNRMKDFNNLLLDGKYLHLRCACHILNLIVKDGLKELLSSIEGIRNCVKYIHSSPSRLDSFRDHSLEMRIDGMANVPMDVATRWNSTYKMLDCAFKYKIVFNRMAAENVAFQAYFEEIDKDGMKRVGPPSNEDWEKSISFVHFLKKFYDTTLKLSATKTVTSNIIFHELVSLQVEIELKMSDSRDAILQRVASSMKKKFDKY